Proteins from a genomic interval of Sphingobacterium sp. SYP-B4668:
- a CDS encoding alpha-L-fucosidase, which produces MRKILFTLCFIAFLSNNTIAQHTTPKRTDWFTDARFGMFIHWGLYSGAEGLWKGEKLRYVNNYAEWIRYRNRISKEEYGTLAHRFDWNKINPEEWVLLAKKAGMKYIIMTTKHHDGVAIWDTKIGNYSLPKLSGSDRDVIKELAAACRKHDMKLGFYYSHWIDWEHPYAWDHNQELTGRVSDAQFNQYWTEKALPQLRELLTNYGDIAIMWFDMWIPYEKTIFKKEQLEQAITLIRELQPNCLINSRLGLPATNENIDFETLGDNQFGTAYTTHPWETPGTIAHSWGYNAQENEWKSTSQLFQSLIDNVSLNGDFTLNIGPRADGTVPYESISRLADMGTWLTKNGEALYGNTGLELRANQHDWGKLTTKIVNGKQIVYAHVFNWPLDHTLRISGITSSPSKIELLTDNGRETLTYQQTGPLLHIKVPPTQSDRYVSVLALTFEEPIVLDKKSVAESTFGGFSLNGTNAINSPFKHVRYDGKRPTHTLINEAKPLTWHIYIPKAGKYMIDISAHNPEKAPIDVRLSNGKQQVTAQIKPNGQVVAEPNEDNYTQEFVDQSIGLLEFPIAGEYEISFQIKDHNTLWLNRIWIAQK; this is translated from the coding sequence ATGAGAAAAATACTATTCACGCTTTGCTTTATCGCTTTTTTATCAAACAATACAATTGCGCAACATACCACCCCCAAAAGAACGGACTGGTTTACCGACGCTCGATTCGGCATGTTCATCCATTGGGGATTATATAGTGGTGCTGAAGGTCTTTGGAAAGGAGAAAAACTACGTTACGTCAATAACTATGCGGAGTGGATCCGCTATCGCAATCGGATTTCCAAGGAAGAATACGGAACACTCGCCCACCGCTTTGATTGGAATAAGATTAATCCCGAGGAATGGGTACTTCTTGCCAAAAAGGCAGGCATGAAATACATCATCATGACCACCAAACATCATGATGGGGTAGCTATCTGGGACACCAAAATCGGAAACTATAGCCTTCCCAAATTAAGTGGAAGCGACAGAGATGTAATTAAGGAACTCGCCGCAGCTTGTCGTAAGCACGATATGAAATTGGGCTTTTACTATTCCCATTGGATAGATTGGGAGCATCCATACGCTTGGGACCACAACCAAGAGCTGACCGGAAGAGTTTCAGATGCCCAGTTCAACCAATACTGGACCGAGAAAGCACTCCCGCAACTGCGCGAGTTGCTGACCAACTATGGAGACATTGCTATCATGTGGTTTGATATGTGGATTCCGTATGAAAAGACCATTTTCAAAAAAGAACAATTGGAGCAAGCCATTACGTTGATCAGGGAGCTACAGCCCAATTGCTTGATTAATTCCAGACTAGGTCTTCCTGCAACCAATGAAAACATTGATTTTGAGACATTAGGCGATAACCAATTTGGAACCGCTTATACCACTCACCCTTGGGAAACACCCGGTACGATAGCCCACTCCTGGGGATATAATGCACAAGAAAACGAGTGGAAATCTACGTCCCAATTGTTCCAGTCATTAATCGACAATGTCAGCCTTAACGGTGACTTCACTCTCAATATAGGTCCCCGTGCAGACGGTACCGTACCGTATGAAAGCATCAGTCGGTTGGCAGATATGGGCACATGGTTGACTAAAAACGGGGAAGCCCTCTACGGCAATACCGGATTGGAGCTACGCGCAAATCAACATGACTGGGGAAAGCTAACCACCAAAATAGTCAATGGCAAGCAGATTGTCTATGCCCATGTCTTTAACTGGCCCTTAGACCATACGTTGAGAATAAGTGGCATCACCTCCTCCCCCTCAAAGATCGAACTCCTAACAGACAATGGACGGGAAACCCTCACCTATCAACAGACGGGTCCATTGTTGCATATCAAGGTACCCCCCACACAAAGTGACCGATATGTATCTGTCTTGGCCTTGACTTTTGAGGAACCTATTGTACTCGACAAGAAAAGCGTAGCAGAGTCCACCTTTGGAGGCTTCTCCCTAAATGGGACTAACGCCATCAATAGCCCCTTCAAGCACGTACGCTATGATGGCAAGCGACCTACACATACCCTTATCAATGAGGCAAAGCCTCTAACATGGCATATATATATTCCAAAAGCTGGAAAATATATGATCGACATATCCGCTCACAATCCCGAGAAAGCTCCAATAGATGTACGCTTGTCAAACGGGAAGCAGCAAGTCACCGCTCAAATCAAGCCGAATGGTCAAGTGGTAGCCGAACCAAATGAGGACAATTACACACAGGAATTTGTCGATCAGTCCATAGGGTTACTTGAGTTCCCAATTGCAGGCGAGTATGAGATCAGTTTTCAAATCAAAGACCACAATACCCTTTGGCTAAACCGAATTTGGATAGCGCAGAAATAA
- a CDS encoding SusC/RagA family TonB-linked outer membrane protein has product MKQFYQTCCMVLMISFFSISAAIAQQTVTGKVTDAQGAVAGVTVAVKGTSRGTQTDIDGTYSIQVNAGETLRFSIVGYTSQEISATTAKTLNVTLQQDASALGEVVVTAMGIKREKKTLGYSFQEVKSEQLLEAKETNIANALVGKVSGLQVIKGSNGPASSTKITLRGNNSLTGDNQPLIIVDGVPLNNFLGTKNNDMWNPGTDMGGGLGDINPEDIESMSVLKGGAASALYGSRAGNGAIVITTKSGKAQKGAGITYSSTLGLETLFMTPELQNNFGQGKDGASNPTSTENWGEKITGKPFDNIGNYFNTGINHTQNLAFQQQIGENTNIYTSATYLNDQSKIPGSSLERINLMTKVNTSFGPDKRWTTDVKVQYMNMNTKNRPISGQNNSNAYRTLFSMPRSLNILDFSNPITPQGNMAWYGTTNSVNPYWLEKYRLNQDIRDRFIMNGNLKYKFNDWLDAEARFGRDQYTTNYENKTYAGSPLTTPGNYGLGKNTFFENNFTLAVNARKDELVGKWGGAVSLFGQIMKTRSTGIDASTGDLEVPNLFYINNSKSRPSIEQTLLQKQINSLYATAEINYDNYVFINVTGRNDWSSALGLNNRSFFYPSVSASWVVSDMIAKNGGTLPSWLSFAKLRGSYAEVGNDLPAFQLYNVYSIGKDPNSNTTAGMANTKYSPDILSELIKTTEFGFDARFFQNRLGLDFAWYKTNATNQLIDLPKNPYSGYEKEKINAGNIQNSGIEIVLDGRILNNPDKLNWTTSVNFSKNTNKIVRLTEGVDMYPLGSYDNVSIRAIEGGLYGDIYGTKFLRVEDSNSEFNGQLILNGNGLPQAASGIHKLGNQAPKALVGWSNNFSYKNFGLNFLVDGRFGGEFFSGTNLNLQANGSAAVTAPNGSRDAFVVDGVISSNGGYQKNTNETTQQLYWTQVTTTSGNYGIGEANVYDATNIRLRNVTLSYNFPQSILNNSIIQRAKLSFTANNVWMIKSYGNGVDPESVFAVNSNATGFENFSTPTSRSFFFNLTLGF; this is encoded by the coding sequence ATGAAACAATTCTATCAAACATGCTGCATGGTGCTAATGATATCGTTCTTTTCGATATCAGCTGCAATAGCACAGCAGACTGTTACTGGAAAAGTAACAGATGCCCAAGGTGCCGTAGCCGGTGTTACCGTAGCGGTCAAAGGGACTTCGAGAGGTACCCAGACAGATATCGACGGGACCTATTCCATTCAAGTAAATGCTGGAGAAACACTACGATTCTCCATAGTGGGGTATACATCTCAAGAGATTTCAGCTACCACCGCTAAAACGTTAAATGTAACGCTACAGCAAGATGCAAGTGCTTTAGGTGAAGTAGTAGTGACGGCAATGGGTATAAAAAGAGAAAAGAAAACCTTAGGGTACTCATTCCAAGAAGTCAAATCCGAACAATTGTTAGAAGCAAAAGAAACAAACATTGCCAATGCATTGGTTGGAAAGGTTTCTGGACTACAGGTTATCAAAGGAAGCAACGGCCCTGCATCCTCCACAAAGATTACTTTACGCGGTAATAATTCTTTAACGGGAGACAACCAGCCACTAATCATCGTTGATGGAGTTCCTTTGAACAATTTTCTTGGAACAAAAAATAATGACATGTGGAATCCTGGAACAGACATGGGAGGCGGTTTAGGAGATATTAATCCCGAAGATATCGAAAGTATGTCAGTATTAAAGGGCGGTGCAGCCTCGGCATTATACGGTTCACGCGCTGGAAACGGTGCCATTGTGATTACCACTAAATCTGGAAAAGCACAGAAAGGTGCAGGCATTACCTATTCGTCAACCCTTGGATTAGAAACATTGTTCATGACTCCCGAACTCCAAAATAACTTTGGTCAAGGTAAAGATGGGGCTAGTAATCCAACCAGTACGGAGAACTGGGGTGAAAAAATTACAGGTAAGCCATTTGACAATATTGGGAATTACTTCAATACCGGTATCAATCATACCCAAAACCTCGCCTTTCAACAACAAATTGGAGAGAATACAAACATCTATACATCTGCCACTTACCTAAATGATCAAAGCAAAATACCGGGATCATCCTTAGAACGGATAAATTTGATGACCAAGGTGAACACCTCCTTCGGTCCGGATAAGCGTTGGACGACAGACGTGAAAGTTCAGTATATGAACATGAACACAAAAAATCGACCAATCTCTGGCCAAAACAATTCAAATGCATACCGGACGTTATTCTCCATGCCAAGATCATTGAATATCTTAGACTTTAGTAACCCTATCACACCACAAGGGAATATGGCATGGTATGGCACTACCAATTCCGTTAATCCATATTGGTTAGAAAAATATCGGTTAAACCAAGATATTCGTGACCGTTTCATTATGAACGGTAATCTAAAGTACAAGTTTAACGACTGGTTAGACGCTGAAGCTCGTTTTGGTCGCGATCAATATACCACCAACTATGAAAATAAGACCTACGCTGGTAGCCCTTTAACCACTCCAGGAAACTATGGGCTTGGAAAAAACACATTCTTTGAAAATAATTTCACATTAGCAGTCAATGCTCGAAAAGATGAATTAGTTGGAAAATGGGGCGGCGCTGTTTCCTTGTTTGGTCAAATCATGAAAACTAGGTCTACTGGTATCGATGCAAGCACTGGAGATTTAGAAGTTCCAAATTTGTTCTATATAAACAACAGTAAATCAAGACCAAGTATCGAACAGACTCTTCTTCAAAAACAAATCAATTCGCTTTATGCCACGGCTGAAATCAACTATGACAATTATGTCTTCATTAATGTTACTGGACGAAACGATTGGTCCTCAGCGTTGGGATTAAACAATAGATCATTCTTTTATCCATCAGTTAGTGCATCATGGGTAGTATCAGATATGATTGCTAAAAATGGAGGTACATTGCCATCTTGGTTATCTTTTGCTAAACTTAGAGGATCGTATGCAGAGGTTGGCAACGACCTTCCAGCATTCCAGCTTTACAATGTATACAGTATTGGTAAGGATCCTAATTCAAATACCACAGCCGGTATGGCCAATACAAAATACAGTCCAGATATCTTGAGTGAACTCATCAAGACGACCGAATTTGGATTTGATGCTCGCTTCTTTCAAAATAGATTAGGGTTGGATTTTGCTTGGTACAAGACAAATGCGACCAATCAGCTAATAGACCTGCCAAAAAACCCATATAGCGGTTATGAGAAAGAAAAAATAAACGCAGGAAATATCCAAAACTCAGGAATTGAAATCGTACTGGACGGAAGAATCTTAAATAATCCAGACAAGCTAAACTGGACAACAAGCGTAAACTTCTCTAAAAATACCAACAAAATTGTTCGTTTGACCGAAGGTGTCGATATGTATCCCTTAGGTTCATATGACAACGTTTCAATTCGGGCAATTGAAGGGGGGCTTTATGGTGATATTTATGGCACCAAATTTTTGAGAGTAGAAGACTCAAACAGCGAATTCAACGGACAGCTCATCTTAAATGGAAATGGACTTCCTCAGGCTGCCAGTGGTATTCATAAATTAGGGAATCAAGCCCCCAAGGCACTAGTGGGTTGGTCAAATAACTTTTCATATAAAAACTTCGGATTAAACTTCTTGGTCGATGGCCGCTTTGGTGGAGAATTCTTCTCGGGTACAAACCTAAATTTACAAGCGAATGGTAGTGCAGCAGTGACTGCCCCTAATGGAAGTCGGGATGCATTTGTTGTGGACGGTGTTATTTCGTCAAACGGAGGCTATCAAAAAAACACAAACGAGACAACACAACAATTATACTGGACACAAGTAACCACTACGTCTGGTAATTACGGTATAGGTGAGGCCAATGTTTACGATGCCACTAATATTCGTCTTAGAAATGTGACTTTAAGTTACAATTTCCCTCAGTCAATCCTGAACAACAGCATCATTCAACGTGCTAAATTAAGCTTCACAGCCAACAATGTTTGGATGATCAAAAGTTACGGCAACGGAGTCGATCCAGAATCGGTATTCGCAGTAAACTCCAATGCCACTGGCTTCGAGAATTTCTCTACACCAACCTCTAGATCATTCTTCTTCAATTTAACATTAGGGTTTTAA
- a CDS encoding ROK family protein, with translation MEKTILGLKELVLDLLYYNGTYTIADLSILTSKSIPSITKIINELLVSKHISEEGLAPSTGGRRAIHYTINSELNCYIVTVALDQHYSSAVVYDLHNKEVTSKQTIENPLDNGDTAFENIVKLIENTLSDHQHPKSSILGIGVSMPGFVDNVTGTNGSFKDSSCKLFNIKKQLEAVFKIPTYIENDSTAIAIAEQNFGKAKDISHALVINMSWGVGLGIIVDGNLFRGYSGYAGEFSHIPLSDSGKLCSCGKRGCLEVEASLLATVEDVKEKLIAGEKSVLQLAHLTEQLVSTEALFSTAQNGDQLAISALSRAGYMLGKGVATLIHIMNPEKIIISGRGAQAGNILMPQIQTAVNEFCIPRIANKTHIEISDTKDAQLIGTASIVFEYSLSKFVNLN, from the coding sequence ATGGAGAAGACCATTTTGGGCCTTAAAGAGCTTGTTCTAGACTTGTTATACTACAATGGAACTTATACTATTGCGGACTTAAGTATCTTGACATCAAAAAGCATCCCCAGCATCACAAAGATTATTAATGAGTTACTTGTATCAAAACATATCTCCGAAGAAGGTCTAGCACCATCCACTGGGGGGCGACGAGCTATTCATTATACCATCAACAGTGAGCTGAATTGTTATATAGTGACCGTTGCCTTAGATCAACACTATAGCTCAGCAGTTGTTTATGACCTCCATAACAAGGAAGTCACGTCAAAGCAAACGATAGAAAATCCGCTTGATAATGGGGATACAGCTTTTGAGAATATTGTCAAGTTAATAGAAAATACGCTCTCTGACCATCAACATCCGAAATCTAGCATACTAGGGATAGGAGTTAGTATGCCAGGCTTTGTAGATAATGTTACCGGTACGAATGGTTCTTTCAAAGACAGTAGTTGCAAATTATTCAACATTAAGAAACAACTGGAAGCTGTTTTCAAAATCCCTACCTACATCGAGAACGACTCGACAGCCATAGCCATTGCCGAGCAAAATTTTGGCAAGGCAAAAGATATTTCCCATGCGCTGGTCATCAATATGAGTTGGGGTGTAGGGTTAGGCATTATTGTAGATGGCAACCTTTTTAGAGGCTATAGTGGTTACGCTGGAGAGTTCAGTCATATTCCGCTTTCTGATAGTGGCAAGCTATGCTCTTGTGGAAAACGGGGGTGCCTTGAAGTAGAAGCTTCGTTACTTGCCACTGTTGAGGATGTGAAAGAAAAACTCATTGCTGGAGAAAAGTCCGTTTTACAATTGGCCCATCTTACAGAGCAACTTGTTTCCACGGAGGCTTTATTTTCCACTGCTCAAAATGGCGACCAGCTCGCCATTTCGGCTTTAAGCAGAGCGGGGTATATGCTGGGCAAAGGCGTCGCCACTTTGATACACATCATGAATCCAGAGAAAATCATCATCAGTGGTAGAGGCGCTCAGGCGGGCAACATCCTTATGCCACAGATTCAGACCGCTGTTAATGAATTCTGTATTCCCAGAATTGCCAACAAGACCCACATCGAGATATCCGACACGAAAGACGCCCAGCTTATCGGTACCGCCTCAATCGTGTTCGAATATTCATTATCCAAATTTGTAAACCTTAATTAA
- a CDS encoding SusD/RagB family nutrient-binding outer membrane lipoprotein: MKNFISKIGIALLLGGTITSCSKFEDMNVDPLKANDTQAKIEYFFNNSLTGAQQDPNIAERIFVLDWKTAGRQHMTNGLALGTVNDDYSKEYYRYSAEWIKNASKGIEIANNEITAGTAKDYTNNIVQITRIWRAYLISEAADNFGPMPLDFATGENPKYKSVQDVYYFLFEELKDAISKINKDVKIPEDVVKFDRAFGFKYDNWLRYANSMRMRLAMRLSEVDAEKAQSEFEAAVATNLFITNTSQNFTIAEREGWDPLSGVMSREWNSQTLSATLNNLFIGLGGIESKTLVQPELVSSIKAQDYIGKRYANQFTTMTNDPSAGYWLDGLPNKIDPRAYKAFFIPGDFSNSNYSLYPTYTKDASTNVDTLVNGSTKIAVNTKYTWNAFSLGDWAVKGTNNRLRTTLVGKVPALGQQFRASTNSRIFFANWESYFLLAEAAIRGWATGTTAQAAYENGIKANFEYWGVSQYAGDYLNSSDYNRIGTSVNFAHTAEPTSGYIMNYVDGYTGSSGTTTINYPVNTIYKNGSVRNDALTKIITQKYIANLPWLPLESWNDHRRLGLPFFENPAIENALPNLPDLNSGNYKTNSIKFYPQRLPFPSSFRDADPTNYQEAVSLLGGEDKVLTPLWWAKKN, encoded by the coding sequence ATGAAAAATTTCATATCAAAAATAGGAATAGCGTTATTGTTAGGGGGCACAATCACCTCTTGTTCCAAGTTTGAGGACATGAACGTTGACCCACTGAAAGCCAACGACACACAGGCTAAAATAGAATATTTCTTCAATAACTCACTAACAGGAGCACAACAAGACCCTAACATCGCAGAGCGCATCTTTGTGCTCGACTGGAAAACGGCGGGAAGGCAACACATGACCAATGGTCTAGCACTAGGAACAGTAAACGATGACTATTCGAAAGAATACTATCGATATTCTGCAGAGTGGATTAAAAATGCAAGTAAAGGGATAGAAATTGCCAACAACGAAATTACAGCTGGAACGGCCAAAGACTACACCAACAATATCGTACAAATCACCCGCATTTGGCGTGCATACCTAATCAGCGAAGCTGCAGATAATTTCGGTCCTATGCCATTAGATTTCGCTACGGGTGAAAATCCAAAATATAAATCCGTACAAGATGTATACTACTTCTTATTTGAGGAGTTGAAAGATGCGATTTCGAAAATAAACAAAGATGTCAAAATTCCTGAAGATGTTGTAAAATTCGATCGCGCCTTTGGGTTCAAATATGACAATTGGTTACGTTATGCCAACTCTATGCGCATGAGACTTGCTATGCGTCTATCCGAAGTTGATGCCGAAAAAGCACAAAGCGAATTTGAAGCTGCTGTAGCAACCAATTTATTTATCACCAATACGAGTCAAAATTTCACCATCGCTGAGCGCGAAGGCTGGGATCCTTTATCTGGTGTAATGAGTCGGGAGTGGAACTCTCAAACCCTTTCAGCTACTTTAAATAATCTATTTATTGGTCTAGGAGGTATTGAGTCCAAGACTCTTGTTCAACCGGAACTTGTCTCCTCAATCAAAGCTCAAGATTACATTGGAAAGCGTTATGCCAATCAATTTACCACAATGACCAATGACCCTTCAGCAGGATATTGGCTGGATGGCCTACCAAACAAAATTGACCCTCGGGCATACAAGGCATTCTTCATCCCTGGTGATTTTTCAAATTCAAATTATTCTCTGTACCCTACCTATACTAAAGATGCATCGACAAATGTGGATACATTGGTAAATGGAAGTACTAAAATTGCTGTGAATACCAAATATACCTGGAATGCATTCTCACTGGGAGATTGGGCTGTAAAAGGCACCAACAACAGGCTTAGGACTACCTTAGTTGGTAAGGTACCTGCTCTGGGGCAACAGTTTAGAGCTAGTACCAATAGTCGTATTTTCTTCGCTAACTGGGAGTCCTATTTCTTATTAGCCGAGGCAGCGATTAGAGGATGGGCTACAGGTACTACTGCACAAGCAGCCTACGAAAATGGTATTAAAGCCAATTTCGAATATTGGGGCGTATCTCAATATGCGGGAGATTATTTGAATTCATCAGATTATAATCGTATCGGAACATCGGTAAACTTTGCGCATACAGCAGAGCCAACAAGTGGCTATATTATGAATTATGTAGATGGATATACTGGAAGTAGCGGAACAACCACTATCAATTATCCCGTAAACACAATTTACAAAAATGGTAGTGTCCGCAATGATGCATTGACCAAAATCATTACTCAAAAGTATATCGCCAATCTTCCTTGGTTACCTTTGGAATCTTGGAACGATCACAGAAGACTAGGTTTGCCATTCTTTGAGAATCCTGCAATTGAAAATGCACTACCGAACCTGCCTGATCTAAATTCTGGAAATTACAAAACGAATAGTATTAAATTCTATCCACAGCGTTTACCATTTCCGTCATCCTTCAGAGATGCAGATCCGACAAACTATCAAGAGGCAGTTTCACTACTCGGAGGAGAGGACAAAGTCCTTACCCCGCTTTGGTGGGCTAAGAAAAACTAA
- a CDS encoding SusD/RagB family nutrient-binding outer membrane lipoprotein yields MKNILSKISLTLAITAVLSSCNKFEELNNDPTAANEQQVKPEYFLNNSIVGAQQDPHISERIFVYYWKTAAHHHYMNVLNIGSDDDSFNGDYWRYISEWLNNANAAMEIADKKEANGSADPYNKNLKEVARIWRAYLMSELTDNFGPAPTLAFQGVNPEFNSVKEVYYFLLAELKDASSKIDVNIASADIKDYDAAYGYDWEKWIRYANSMRMRLAMRLSEVDATKAKSEFEDAVATNKYIESSSQNFSVQEKDGWDPLTGVMSRSWNTQILSTTLNNLFIGLGGIKTADQFSNSDLLAKIKNEDDFGIRYLNNFSTMSNDPSQGYYLDGLPNKMDPRAYKAFFIPGNTSDSEYWADASNQAATIKVSDTRTDNLNTKYTWNAFSGGTWGGKASNIVFRGQNGRLPGMINKFRKSTQRRLFFASWESYFLIAEANLRGWTTPISDQDAYKKGISENFAYWGAGTYVDSYVNSTAYNRVGTSVKYDHVTEPPTSFTVKFVDAYTNQSGTANILYPSNTIYKNGTIKNDKLTKIITQKYIASFPYLALEAWNDHRRLGLPFFENPAVEQPIATIPQLTASNYTQNQVNFFPQRLRYPSTFRTADPSNYSKAVELLGGEDNLFTPLWWAKKN; encoded by the coding sequence ATGAAAAATATACTTTCTAAAATATCATTAACATTAGCAATTACAGCAGTTCTTTCAAGCTGCAATAAGTTTGAAGAACTTAATAACGACCCTACTGCAGCTAATGAGCAACAGGTCAAACCAGAGTACTTTCTAAACAACTCTATCGTCGGAGCACAGCAAGACCCCCACATCTCTGAACGTATATTTGTCTATTATTGGAAGACCGCCGCACATCATCATTACATGAACGTGTTAAACATCGGATCGGATGATGACAGCTTCAATGGAGACTATTGGAGATATATATCCGAGTGGTTGAACAATGCAAATGCAGCTATGGAAATAGCCGATAAAAAGGAAGCTAATGGCAGTGCTGATCCGTACAATAAAAATTTAAAGGAAGTAGCCCGAATATGGAGAGCCTATTTGATGAGTGAACTAACCGATAATTTCGGCCCTGCTCCAACTCTGGCTTTTCAAGGAGTCAATCCTGAATTTAATTCGGTAAAAGAAGTCTATTATTTCCTCCTTGCTGAACTCAAGGATGCTTCATCTAAAATAGATGTGAATATAGCCTCTGCAGACATCAAGGACTACGATGCTGCTTACGGCTATGATTGGGAGAAATGGATTCGATATGCCAATTCCATGCGTATGAGATTAGCAATGCGTCTATCAGAAGTTGATGCAACTAAAGCTAAGTCAGAATTTGAGGACGCAGTAGCGACCAATAAATATATCGAATCATCATCACAAAATTTTAGTGTCCAAGAAAAGGATGGTTGGGATCCATTAACCGGCGTCATGTCCCGTTCATGGAATACACAAATTCTATCCACAACGCTGAACAATCTCTTTATTGGTTTAGGTGGAATCAAAACTGCTGATCAATTCTCAAACAGCGACTTATTAGCTAAAATTAAAAATGAAGATGATTTTGGAATTCGCTATTTGAATAATTTTTCGACAATGTCAAATGATCCAAGTCAAGGATATTATCTCGATGGACTCCCAAATAAAATGGATCCTAGAGCCTACAAAGCGTTCTTCATTCCTGGCAACACATCCGATTCTGAATATTGGGCGGATGCATCGAACCAAGCAGCTACAATTAAAGTCTCTGACACCCGCACCGACAATTTGAACACGAAATATACTTGGAATGCATTTTCTGGTGGTACTTGGGGAGGTAAAGCATCAAACATTGTTTTTAGAGGTCAAAACGGTCGATTACCTGGGATGATTAATAAGTTTAGAAAAAGTACACAAAGAAGGCTATTCTTTGCCTCTTGGGAATCGTATTTCCTTATAGCTGAAGCTAATCTAAGAGGATGGACAACCCCTATCTCCGACCAAGACGCCTACAAAAAAGGAATATCGGAAAATTTCGCATACTGGGGCGCAGGCACCTATGTTGACAGCTATGTAAATTCGACAGCTTACAACCGTGTCGGGACTTCTGTGAAATACGACCACGTAACCGAACCTCCGACTTCATTTACAGTCAAATTTGTTGACGCATATACAAATCAATCAGGGACAGCCAACATTCTGTATCCATCTAACACCATTTATAAAAATGGAACTATCAAGAATGATAAGCTAACTAAAATTATTACGCAAAAATATATTGCCAGCTTTCCTTATTTAGCTCTAGAAGCGTGGAATGACCATAGAAGACTCGGTTTACCGTTTTTCGAAAATCCTGCAGTTGAACAGCCCATAGCTACCATACCACAGTTAACGGCATCCAATTATACTCAAAATCAAGTCAACTTCTTCCCGCAAAGATTAAGATATCCTTCAACTTTTAGAACTGCCGACCCTTCCAACTATAGCAAAGCAGTCGAGTTATTAGGAGGTGAAGACAATTTATTCACCCCATTATGGTGGGCAAAGAAAAATTAA